Proteins encoded by one window of Arachis hypogaea cultivar Tifrunner chromosome 1, arahy.Tifrunner.gnm2.J5K5, whole genome shotgun sequence:
- the LOC112799554 gene encoding cysteine proteinase mucunain — MASTMAFMSSIILFHLLTISSAITTNQQPQQANTMRTDDEVMTMYEVWLVKHQKVYNGLGEKDKRFQVFKDNLGFIDEHNTHKNTTYKLGLNRFADLTNEEYRAMYLGTKSDPNRRIIKAKISAGNRYAYSARDRLPVHVDWRSKGALAPVKDQGSCGSCWAFSTIAAVESINKIVTGKLVSLSEQELVDCDKAFNEGCNGGLMDYAFQFIIANGGIDTEQHYPYKGIDGTCDPTRKNAKVVSIDGYEDVPVNDEKALKKAVAHQPVSVAIEASGRALQLYDSGVFTGRCGTSLDHGVVVVGYGTENGVDYWLVRNSWGKNWGEDGYFKLQRNVRGTNTGKCGIAMEASYPVKNGANAASERTGGSVSSA; from the exons ATGGCTTCAACGATGGCTTTTATGTCCTCCATTATTCTCTTTCATCTCTTGACAATCTCATCAGCCATCACCACCAACCAGCAGCCACAACAAGCGAACACGATGAGAACCGACGATGAAGTCATGACCATGTACGAGGTATGGTTGGTGAAGCACCAAAAGGTGTACAATGGATTGGGAGAGAAAGACAAGAGGTTCCAAGTTTTTAAGGATAACTTGGGTTTCATTGATGAACATAACACACACAAAAACACAACATACAAACTTGGGTTGAATAGGTTCGCTGATTTGACGAATGAAGAGTACAGAGCAATGTATTTGGGGACAAAGAGTGATCCCAACCGCAGGATCATCAAGGCAAAGATCAGCGCCGGCAACCGTTACGCTTATAGCGCACGTGACCGGTTGCCGGTGCACGTGGATTGGAGGTCCAAAGGTGCACTTGCACCCGTCAAGGATCAGGGAAGCTGTG GAAGTTGTTGGGCATTCTCAACAATAGCTGCAGTGGAATCCATAAATAAGATAGTAACAGGGAAGCTTGTGAGTTTGTCAGAACAAGAACTTGTTGACTGTGACAAAGCATTCAACGAAGGCTGCAATGGTGGTCTCATGGACTATGCCTTCCAATTCATCATTGCAAACGGTGGCATAGACACCGAGCAACACTATCCATACAAGGGCATTGATGGCACATGTGATCCAACCAGA AAGAATGCTAAGGTAGTGAGCATCGATGGGTACGAGGATGTTCCGGTGAATGATGAGAAGGCTTTGAAGAAAGCTGTTGCTCATCAGCCTGTCAGCGTTGCTATTGAAGCCTCTGGCAGGGCCTTGCAACTCTACGACTCA GGTGTGTTTACGGGTAGATGTGGAACAAGTTTAGATCATGGTGTGGTTGTAGTTGGGTATGGAACCGAAAATGGTGTAGACTATTGGCTTGTGAGGAACTCATGGGGCAAGAATTGGGGCGAGGATGGTTACTTCAAGTTGCAGCGTAACGTCAGAGGCACCAATACTGGCAAATGTGGAATCGCCATGGAAGCCTCATACCCGGTAAAGAATGGCGCAAACGCCGCTTCGGAGAGAACTGGAGGGAGTGTTAGCAGCGCTTGA
- the LOC112699056 gene encoding uncharacterized protein has product MLVAQSRQKSYADQRWKPLEFEEGEHVFMKVTPNIRVGKAIKINKLNPCYIEPFEILKRIGPVAYRIALPPHLSKLHNVFHMSQFRKYTLDARHVLEPKSIQVREDLTLPVTPVRIDDTSIKCLRGKEVSLMKVAWNQAGMEENTWKLESDMRKDYPYLFSSN; this is encoded by the coding sequence ATGCTTGTAGCTCAAAGTCGTCAGAAGAGTTATGCTGATCAAAGGTGGAAGCCTTTGgagtttgaagaaggagagcatgtcTTCATGAAGGTTACTCCAAACATCAGAGTGGGAAAAgccattaaaataaataaactgaaTCCCTGTTACATCGAACCGTTTGAGATTTTGAAGAGAATTGGACCGGTGGCTTATAGGATCGCCTTACCGCCGCATCTTTCGAAACTTCACAACGTGTTTCACATGTCACAGTTTCGTAAATATACTCTTGATGCAAGGCATGTTCTGGAGCCGAAATCAATTCAAGTGAGGGAAGATCTAACACTACCGGTAACCCCAGTTAGGATCGATGACACTAGCATCAAGTGTTTACGCGGGAAGGAGGTTTCATTGATGAAAGTAGCTTGGAATCAAGCCGGTATGGAAGAGAATACTTGGAAGCTCGAATCGGATATGCGAAAGGACTACCCATACCTCTTTTCAAGTAACTAA